In one window of Patescibacteria group bacterium DNA:
- the acs gene encoding acetate--CoA ligase codes for MAKKQDKELTDVLQAEEKKYVPSKKVISTANVPDYEKTLKAAAKDTVKFWEEAAHDLEWFKPWTKALDSSKKPFYKWFVDGKINISYNAIDRHIGVDINGKLLKVAKGSKEEMMRKKNAILWEDETGRTRKYTYLQLFNEVSKLTNALRKEGVKKGDRVAIYMPNIPETAFAMLACARVGAMHSVVYAGFSAMALADRIQDAKAKLIITADGSFRRGSVVDLKTTVDEAVKTCKSIKKVIVVKNNKKKVAFNKKIDVWYEDFVKGMPMEAKCAQMDSEDPAFVLYTSGTTSKPKGIVHAVGGYQVGVLRTIKWVFDLKGDEIYWCTADPGWITGHSYIVYGPLLAGITTLMYEGVPDIPNPDRLWTMVEKYGVNVFYTAPTLIRALMRYGTKWTKKYKMPSLRILGSVGEPINPEAWKWYHENIGKKRVPIMDTWWQTETGMHMITPLPSATLKPGSACKPFPGIIADVVDKKGKPVPVGHGGFLVIRNQWPSMIRTIFNNPERYIKTYWSEVKGVYFAGDVAFKDKDGYFYIQGRTDDVLKIAGHRIGTAEVESAFVSDHNVAEAAVIGIPDELRGEIIKAFVILKQGVTGSDDLKLELRKHVRKNIGPIAVIKDIEFVATLPKTRSGKIMRRVLKAKELGQALGDTSSLVN; via the coding sequence ATGGCAAAGAAACAAGACAAAGAACTTACCGACGTCTTACAGGCGGAGGAAAAAAAGTATGTGCCTTCCAAGAAGGTTATCAGCACAGCCAATGTGCCTGATTATGAAAAAACATTAAAAGCGGCGGCGAAAGACACCGTGAAATTTTGGGAAGAGGCAGCTCATGACCTAGAATGGTTCAAGCCTTGGACCAAGGCTTTGGATAGCAGTAAGAAGCCGTTTTATAAATGGTTTGTGGACGGAAAAATTAACATTTCTTACAATGCGATTGATCGTCACATTGGTGTTGATATTAATGGCAAACTTTTAAAAGTGGCAAAAGGCTCAAAAGAAGAAATGATGCGCAAGAAGAATGCCATTTTATGGGAGGATGAAACCGGACGCACTCGTAAATATACTTATTTGCAATTATTTAACGAAGTTAGTAAATTGACAAACGCTTTGCGGAAAGAAGGTGTAAAAAAAGGTGATCGAGTCGCTATCTACATGCCGAATATTCCAGAAACAGCTTTTGCCATGTTGGCTTGCGCGCGCGTGGGTGCCATGCATAGCGTTGTTTATGCCGGTTTCTCAGCAATGGCTTTGGCTGATCGTATTCAAGATGCGAAGGCAAAATTAATCATTACCGCGGATGGTTCTTTCCGTCGTGGCTCTGTGGTTGATTTGAAAACAACAGTTGATGAGGCGGTGAAGACCTGCAAATCAATTAAAAAAGTAATCGTTGTTAAAAATAATAAAAAGAAAGTAGCTTTCAATAAGAAAATTGATGTTTGGTATGAGGACTTTGTTAAAGGCATGCCAATGGAGGCGAAATGTGCACAGATGGACTCTGAAGATCCGGCTTTTGTGCTTTACACTTCTGGCACCACTTCCAAGCCAAAAGGTATTGTTCACGCAGTTGGTGGTTACCAAGTGGGTGTTTTGCGCACAATTAAATGGGTGTTTGATTTGAAAGGCGATGAAATATATTGGTGTACCGCTGATCCGGGTTGGATTACTGGTCATAGTTATATCGTCTATGGTCCTTTGTTAGCTGGTATTACCACTTTGATGTATGAAGGTGTGCCAGATATTCCAAATCCAGATCGTTTGTGGACTATGGTGGAGAAGTATGGTGTAAATGTATTTTATACTGCGCCTACTTTGATTAGAGCTTTGATGCGCTATGGTACAAAGTGGACAAAGAAATATAAGATGCCAAGTTTACGTATTTTGGGTTCTGTTGGTGAGCCGATCAATCCGGAAGCGTGGAAATGGTATCATGAAAATATTGGCAAGAAACGCGTTCCAATTATGGATACTTGGTGGCAAACAGAGACTGGTATGCACATGATTACCCCTTTACCTTCAGCAACTTTGAAACCAGGTAGCGCTTGTAAGCCTTTCCCAGGTATTATCGCTGATGTGGTGGACAAGAAAGGTAAGCCAGTGCCAGTTGGTCATGGCGGTTTCTTGGTAATTCGTAACCAATGGCCAAGTATGATTCGAACAATATTCAACAATCCAGAAAGATATATCAAGACCTATTGGTCAGAAGTTAAAGGTGTTTATTTCGCCGGCGACGTGGCTTTCAAGGATAAAGATGGTTATTTCTATATTCAAGGTCGCACAGATGATGTCTTGAAGATTGCTGGTCATCGAATCGGTACCGCCGAAGTAGAAAGTGCCTTTGTGTCAGATCACAATGTGGCCGAAGCGGCGGTTATTGGTATTCCCGATGAATTGCGTGGTGAAATTATCAAAGCCTTTGTTATCTTAAAACAAGGTGTGACAGGATCAGATGACTTGAAATTGGAATTACGTAAGCACGTTCGTAAGAACATCGGACCGATTGCAGTTATCAAGGATATCGAATTTGTAGCAACTTTGCCAAAGACTCGAAGTGGTAAGATTATGAGACGAGTTTTGAAGGCAAAAGAACTTGGACAAGCCCTAGGGGATACGAGTTCGTTAGTGAATTAA
- a CDS encoding carbohydrate kinase family protein, producing MLYNFVTIGGATEDFTFLTKEGTLIDNPDNVLHPHLLAFDYGQKMKIDHSSSTFGGGAANAAVCMARLGLNVTAIVSIGMDSRGDGIIKNFQKNKVGINLVQRHKDIETGFSFLLEGQGNEHIVFSNRAANSALAISAGQYRMIRQMAWIYISSLSGKWENVLDSVFKSKVKIAWNPGHIQINSGYKVLSKYLEKTAVLCLNLEEATELVYSSGLYKKQNKAYFDDIQNLLKAIKSWGVEIVLITRGGDGADAYDGENFYHQGIIKEGKKINTTGAGDAFGASFVAGLKMFKGDIQKAMWLGAKNTSSIVSHHGAQTGLLTKKEILKK from the coding sequence ATGTTGTATAATTTTGTCACCATTGGTGGTGCGACGGAGGATTTTACATTTTTAACTAAGGAGGGGACTTTGATTGACAATCCAGATAATGTTTTGCACCCGCACTTATTGGCTTTTGACTATGGTCAAAAGATGAAAATCGATCATTCTAGTTCAACCTTTGGTGGTGGGGCTGCAAATGCGGCTGTTTGCATGGCGCGTCTAGGGCTTAATGTGACAGCTATTGTTTCGATCGGAATGGATTCTCGTGGTGATGGGATTATTAAGAATTTTCAAAAAAATAAAGTCGGTATTAACTTGGTTCAACGACATAAGGATATCGAGACTGGTTTCTCTTTTTTATTAGAAGGACAAGGCAATGAGCATATTGTTTTTTCTAATCGAGCAGCCAATTCGGCATTGGCAATTTCAGCGGGCCAATATCGGATGATAAGACAAATGGCGTGGATTTATATTTCTTCATTGTCGGGTAAATGGGAAAATGTTTTGGACTCTGTTTTTAAGTCAAAGGTTAAAATTGCCTGGAATCCTGGTCATATCCAGATCAATAGCGGTTACAAAGTCTTGAGTAAATATTTAGAAAAAACAGCTGTTTTGTGTTTAAATTTGGAAGAGGCAACTGAGTTAGTGTATTCTTCAGGTTTGTATAAAAAACAAAATAAGGCTTATTTTGACGATATACAGAACTTGTTAAAGGCAATTAAGAGCTGGGGCGTAGAGATTGTTTTGATTACCCGGGGAGGTGATGGTGCCGATGCTTATGATGGCGAAAATTTTTATCATCAAGGTATTATCAAGGAAGGCAAAAAAATTAATACAACTGGAGCTGGTGATGCTTTTGGTGCGAGCTTTGTGGCTGGATTGAAAATGTTTAAAGGTGATATTCAAAAGGCAATGTGGTTGGGCGCAAAGAACACCTCTTCAATCGTCTCACATCATGGCGCACAGACTGGTTTATTAACCAAGAAAGAAATTTTAAAAAAATAA
- a CDS encoding acyltransferase family protein yields MTISISNAVGATHVFIGIFLVALILSLRRRSDSEVFSVSLTHELKGLAILAIIFSHIGYFLVNDHQFLFPLSIMAGVGVNLFLFLSGFGLVVSSLQKKYSIWQFYQKRLLKLLIPFWITLAVFFVANFFIFKIGYTGGYIMQSFLGYFPRADLSLDINSPLWYFTFILFYYVIFPVVFIRKHPCVSALVVYGISYYIIQLNPVFLKEVMRLYEVHILAFPIGMFIGGMFFSPNKVRNYLADKFKLLATRFRETNLAVKIRHHKENKSWQHRLLDAAKQTGEVGLIISLLALIFYTAYYSGVGELPDVEQAISLITMAAILALFLLKKVDINLFHIFGFYSYEIYLLHWPILSHYDLFLRFMPAWLAVVLYLGLFLVLGLLLKKISRVIFAFLYH; encoded by the coding sequence ATGACAATATCAATCAGTAACGCCGTTGGGGCGACCCATGTTTTTATTGGAATTTTTTTGGTAGCCTTAATTTTATCACTTCGTCGTCGTTCCGATAGCGAGGTTTTTTCCGTTTCACTGACGCATGAACTCAAGGGTTTGGCGATTTTGGCGATTATTTTTTCTCATATCGGTTATTTTTTGGTCAACGACCATCAGTTTTTGTTTCCCTTGTCGATTATGGCGGGAGTAGGGGTGAATCTTTTCTTGTTTTTATCCGGTTTTGGTTTGGTAGTTAGTTCATTGCAGAAGAAATATTCCATTTGGCAATTTTACCAGAAGCGTTTGTTAAAATTATTAATTCCGTTTTGGATTACTTTGGCTGTCTTCTTTGTGGCCAATTTTTTTATTTTTAAAATCGGATATACTGGGGGTTATATCATGCAGTCATTTCTCGGTTATTTTCCACGAGCTGATTTATCCCTAGATATTAATTCACCGCTTTGGTATTTTACCTTTATCTTATTTTATTATGTGATTTTTCCTGTTGTTTTTATCCGCAAGCATCCATGTGTTTCCGCACTGGTTGTATATGGAATTAGTTATTACATAATACAGCTCAATCCCGTGTTTTTGAAAGAGGTTATGCGCCTATATGAGGTGCATATCTTGGCTTTTCCCATTGGCATGTTTATTGGGGGGATGTTTTTTTCACCTAACAAGGTTCGAAATTATCTCGCTGATAAATTTAAATTACTCGCCACGCGTTTTCGGGAGACTAATTTGGCAGTTAAAATTCGTCACCATAAAGAAAATAAAAGCTGGCAGCATCGCCTACTAGACGCGGCCAAACAAACAGGAGAAGTGGGGTTAATTATCTCTCTATTGGCGTTAATTTTTTACACTGCCTATTATTCCGGAGTGGGAGAATTGCCAGATGTGGAGCAGGCAATCAGTCTGATCACTATGGCTGCGATTCTAGCTCTATTTTTACTTAAAAAGGTTGATATTAATCTGTTTCATATTTTTGGCTTTTATTCTTACGAAATATATCTCTTGCACTGGCCAATTTTATCACATTATGATTTATTTTTGAGATTTATGCCCGCCTGGCTGGCCGTGGTCTTGTATTTGGGGTTGTTTTTGGTCCTGGGCTTGTTGTTAAAAAAGATTTCCAGGGTGATATTTGCATTTTTATATCATTAA
- a CDS encoding SGNH/GDSL hydrolase family protein — protein MNKKYSKIALIIPVVIIAYLYLAHAYIYRRIGTAHLRATDDRHTYILGNMATSSQKIIYTSLGDSLTAGVGTDKYEESYPYLLAQDLTVTGKVIVHKNFSYPGARTADLVRDLLEGAIAEQPDVVTILIGTNDVHGLVSVVDFQKNYEHILKELTTRTKAKVYVISIPYIGSRSLILPPYSNYFNSKINEFNEVIHALAKTYDLKYIDLTTPTREILKENGAHYADDLFHPSAIGYASWAKIIYDNINQ, from the coding sequence ATGAATAAAAAATATTCAAAAATAGCTTTAATTATTCCTGTTGTAATCATTGCCTATCTTTATTTGGCTCATGCCTATATTTATCGCCGAATCGGTACCGCGCATTTACGAGCAACTGACGATAGACATACTTATATTTTGGGAAATATGGCGACAAGTTCACAAAAAATAATTTATACTTCCCTGGGTGATAGTTTGACGGCTGGCGTGGGAACGGACAAATATGAGGAATCCTATCCATATTTATTGGCGCAGGATTTAACTGTTACGGGCAAAGTTATTGTTCATAAAAATTTTTCTTATCCCGGAGCACGGACGGCTGATTTAGTTCGAGACTTGCTCGAAGGTGCGATTGCGGAGCAACCAGATGTAGTAACCATACTAATTGGCACCAATGATGTGCATGGCTTGGTGAGCGTGGTTGATTTTCAAAAAAATTATGAACATATCTTAAAAGAGTTAACCACTAGGACCAAGGCGAAGGTTTATGTGATCAGCATTCCGTATATCGGTTCACGTTCCTTGATATTGCCACCGTATAGCAATTACTTCAATAGCAAGATAAATGAGTTTAATGAGGTTATTCACGCCTTGGCCAAGACTTATGACTTAAAATATATTGATCTGACTACTCCGACCAGGGAAATTCTAAAAGAAAATGGCGCGCACTATGCTGATGATTTATTTCATCCCTCTGCTATTGGTTATGCGTCATGGGCAAAAATAATTTATGACAATATCAATCAGTAA
- a CDS encoding DUF378 domain-containing protein — protein MKNLHTLSFALVIIGGLNWLLVGLFGWDIGSIFGGQGAVISRLVYVVVGLAAINEMIIHKEICKLCTR, from the coding sequence ATGAAAAATCTTCACACTCTTTCATTCGCCTTGGTAATTATCGGAGGTCTTAACTGGCTGCTTGTCGGCCTATTTGGTTGGGATATTGGTTCCATATTTGGCGGACAAGGGGCGGTAATTTCTAGATTGGTGTATGTCGTGGTTGGCTTGGCGGCTATCAATGAAATGATTATTCACAAAGAGATCTGCAAACTTTGCACAAGGTAA
- a CDS encoding SHOCT domain-containing protein: MMSYSYYQPFGFFGPIFMIIFWIIIIMAVVSLVRWGTGHSGRGHGCHGGGNKALDILKERFAKGEIDEKEFEEKKKVLIE, from the coding sequence ATGATGAGTTATAGCTATTATCAACCGTTTGGATTTTTTGGTCCGATCTTTATGATTATTTTTTGGATAATTATTATTATGGCCGTTGTTTCTCTTGTGAGATGGGGAACTGGACATTCTGGGCGTGGCCATGGTTGTCATGGCGGGGGAAATAAAGCCTTGGATATTCTAAAAGAACGGTTTGCCAAGGGGGAGATTGATGAAAAGGAGTTTGAGGAGAAAAAGAAAGTTTTGATTGAGTAA
- a CDS encoding PBP1A family penicillin-binding protein, with translation MIIVLRELYFILQKNNFSKKIISLLKYLLVFFLKFTLIFLFSLIIIVPALFLHELSLLPNPTPDKMQAASASSYILDRNGEFLYEYHGDMKRTRIPFNEIPQYLKDASVVIEDKNFYKHYGFEPIAIARAAIINLRYGEIRQGASTITQQLARTLLLNNEVTYTRKIKEIMYAIKIEKLYSKDEILEMYLNNIPYGSNAYGVVAAAEIYFGKKVPDLNLLESAYIAALPKAPSDYSPFGQNAELLHKRARLVLQTMRENNYITDEQLASALQSGDIKFKRIPTEIKAPHFVFYVLDYLKKTYGEEKLRTGGLTIYTSLDLKLQKEAEKIVADWGNKNEAKFSAGNAALVSLDPRNGEIIAMVGSRDYFKSKDGEVNVVTSLQQPGSSFKPYVYVTGMTNGLSPASIIMDTRTNFASSNYGVSYIPQNYNNKHYGPIPVRNALAGSLNVPAVKALVSVGINKVIDTAEKLGLTTLKDRKRFGPSLALGGAEVTLLEHTAGLASFGNGGIKQGINPIMRIISKDKEIAYQRQIATGTQAIDPQAAYLITDILSDTKARQFIFGRGLNLQLPNRPVAVKTGTTQDFRDAWTVGFTPTLATGVWVGNNDNSPMKDKADGSVVAAPIWHDFMIKALANQPIAKFTKPKGIVEVVINPYTGKLPTNYASSTKKELFASFNAPIKKDNARIVPKTPKPDKVVANIIPEKAILPSQD, from the coding sequence ATGATTATAGTACTCCGTGAATTATACTTCATACTTCAAAAAAATAATTTTTCCAAAAAAATTATTTCGCTTTTGAAATATCTCCTCGTTTTTTTTCTCAAATTCACTTTAATTTTCCTTTTTAGTTTAATAATTATCGTCCCAGCCCTTTTCCTGCACGAACTCTCTCTTTTACCTAATCCCACTCCAGACAAAATGCAAGCGGCATCTGCCTCTTCCTATATCCTTGATCGTAATGGTGAGTTTCTCTATGAATATCATGGTGACATGAAACGAACCCGTATTCCCTTCAATGAAATACCCCAATATCTAAAAGATGCGTCGGTGGTTATTGAAGATAAAAATTTTTACAAGCATTACGGATTCGAACCTATTGCGATTGCCCGGGCGGCGATTATTAATCTTCGCTATGGGGAAATCCGCCAAGGGGCCAGCACTATTACCCAACAATTAGCCCGCACTTTGCTTTTAAATAATGAAGTGACTTACACCAGGAAAATAAAAGAAATAATGTATGCGATCAAGATTGAAAAACTTTATAGCAAAGACGAAATCTTGGAAATGTATTTAAATAATATTCCTTATGGCTCTAATGCTTATGGGGTTGTGGCAGCCGCCGAAATATATTTTGGCAAAAAAGTGCCAGATTTAAATCTGCTCGAATCAGCCTACATTGCCGCCCTGCCCAAGGCGCCTAGCGATTATTCCCCCTTTGGACAAAATGCCGAGCTATTACATAAACGCGCTCGTCTCGTACTTCAAACCATGCGAGAAAACAACTACATCACTGACGAACAGCTCGCTTCGGCCCTCCAATCGGGAGACATAAAATTCAAACGCATTCCCACTGAAATCAAAGCCCCTCATTTTGTTTTTTATGTCCTCGATTATCTTAAAAAAACTTATGGCGAAGAAAAATTACGCACCGGTGGTCTAACCATCTACACCAGTCTAGATTTAAAATTACAAAAAGAAGCCGAAAAAATTGTCGCCGATTGGGGTAATAAAAATGAAGCCAAGTTTAGTGCCGGTAATGCGGCTCTAGTTTCCCTTGATCCTCGCAACGGCGAAATCATCGCCATGGTTGGTTCGCGTGACTATTTCAAATCCAAGGACGGCGAGGTTAATGTCGTCACCAGTCTGCAACAACCAGGTTCCTCATTCAAGCCCTATGTCTATGTCACCGGCATGACCAACGGTCTTAGTCCGGCCAGTATTATCATGGATACACGTACCAATTTTGCCTCCTCCAACTACGGAGTTTCCTATATACCGCAAAATTATAACAATAAGCACTACGGACCCATCCCAGTCCGCAATGCCCTGGCCGGCTCTTTAAACGTGCCCGCAGTCAAGGCTTTGGTCTCTGTTGGTATTAATAAAGTAATAGACACAGCCGAAAAACTCGGCCTTACAACTCTCAAAGACCGTAAGCGCTTCGGACCCTCACTTGCCCTCGGTGGCGCCGAGGTCACCCTCCTTGAACACACCGCTGGCTTGGCTTCATTTGGCAATGGCGGTATCAAACAAGGGATCAATCCCATCATGCGCATAATCAGCAAAGACAAGGAGATCGCTTATCAACGCCAGATAGCGACTGGCACGCAGGCCATTGATCCTCAAGCCGCCTACCTTATCACCGATATTCTTTCCGACACCAAAGCCCGCCAGTTTATTTTTGGTCGCGGTCTTAATCTGCAATTGCCCAATCGCCCTGTCGCTGTCAAAACCGGCACCACCCAAGACTTTCGCGATGCCTGGACAGTTGGTTTCACCCCCACCCTTGCGACGGGCGTCTGGGTTGGCAATAACGACAACTCCCCCATGAAAGACAAGGCCGACGGCTCGGTTGTGGCTGCTCCCATCTGGCACGATTTCATGATCAAGGCCCTGGCTAATCAGCCAATTGCCAAATTCACCAAACCCAAAGGAATCGTCGAAGTTGTGATCAATCCCTACACCGGCAAACTCCCAACTAACTACGCCAGTAGCACCAAAAAAGAACTCTTCGCCTCCTTCAATGCCCCAATCAAAAAAGACAATGCACGCATTGTCCCTAAAACACCTAAGCCTGATAAGGTGGTGGCAAATATAATTCCCGAAAAAGCGATTCTACCTTCACAGGATTAA
- a CDS encoding HD domain-containing protein: protein MKFTPKIQKAIKFSIKTHEVYQKQKRKGKDIAYITHPLTVGLILATAGASEDVIIAGILHDTIEDSIVAKKVSEDLLAERFGAEVATMVASVSEMNKGLSWKQRKQEAVVHIAQLSNEALMVKSANLLANINEMFDEYARDGDKVFQNFNAPVPKKMNILSNHCEVITSLLKRWKDNPLREDLLFARRELRKLRK, encoded by the coding sequence ATGAAATTCACACCCAAAATTCAAAAAGCAATTAAATTTTCGATCAAGACGCATGAGGTTTATCAGAAGCAGAAGCGAAAAGGTAAAGACATTGCTTATATCACGCACCCGCTGACCGTTGGCTTGATTTTGGCAACGGCTGGGGCGAGTGAGGATGTAATTATTGCAGGGATTTTACATGATACGATTGAGGATAGTATTGTGGCGAAGAAGGTGAGTGAGGATTTACTGGCGGAGCGTTTTGGTGCGGAAGTCGCAACGATGGTGGCCAGTGTCAGTGAGATGAATAAAGGTTTGTCCTGGAAACAGCGCAAGCAGGAGGCAGTGGTGCATATTGCCCAGCTTTCCAATGAGGCCTTGATGGTGAAGTCAGCTAACTTGCTAGCAAATATTAATGAGATGTTTGACGAGTATGCTCGTGATGGGGACAAAGTTTTTCAAAATTTTAACGCGCCGGTTCCGAAAAAAATGAATATCTTGAGTAATCACTGCGAGGTGATTACATCTTTGTTAAAACGTTGGAAGGATAATCCTCTGCGTGAGGATTTGTTGTTTGCGCGTCGGGAATTGCGGAAGTTGCGGAAATAA
- a CDS encoding VF530 family protein has product MPTKQPNNPLHGVTLKAILEALVEKYGWWELNKLIPINCFYSNPSIKSSLTFLRKTPWARKKVEDLYLQTFHKNK; this is encoded by the coding sequence ATACCGACAAAACAACCGAATAATCCTCTTCACGGCGTTACTCTCAAGGCTATTCTTGAGGCTTTGGTTGAGAAGTATGGTTGGTGGGAGTTGAATAAACTGATACCGATAAATTGTTTTTATAGCAACCCAAGCATTAAATCGAGTCTGACTTTTTTGCGTAAAACGCCCTGGGCGCGGAAGAAGGTGGAGGATTTGTATTTACAGACTTTTCATAAAAATAAATAA
- a CDS encoding tryptophan-rich sensory protein translates to MQNYTWYQQLIKPTWSPPSWLFGPVWSALYLIIVFSFGTVFYRAFNGKLSWYIALPFVLNLIFNFAFTPIQFGLKNNVLAAVDILLVLGTLIWALIVIYPELKWVALVNIPYLLWVLFATGLQLTITYLNWK, encoded by the coding sequence ATGCAAAACTATACCTGGTATCAGCAGTTAATCAAACCAACTTGGTCGCCACCGTCGTGGTTGTTTGGACCGGTTTGGAGTGCACTTTATCTTATTATTGTTTTTTCTTTTGGAACGGTTTTTTATCGCGCTTTCAATGGGAAATTGTCTTGGTATATCGCTTTACCCTTTGTGCTTAATCTTATTTTTAATTTCGCTTTTACACCGATTCAATTTGGTCTCAAGAATAATGTCTTGGCGGCGGTGGATATTTTGCTTGTGCTGGGCACTTTGATTTGGGCTTTGATAGTTATTTATCCGGAGTTGAAATGGGTAGCGCTCGTCAATATTCCATATCTACTCTGGGTGCTGTTTGCGACGGGATTACAATTAACAATTACTTATTTAAATTGGAAATAA
- a CDS encoding ASCH domain-containing protein, translating into MKTISTNIQEPYTSFVVDGQKTVEGRLNRGKFAALEVGDVMEMNDERTPFVVVAKNVYPTFREMLETEGIANVLPDQYDLDRGVDVYRKFYSEEEEKEFGVVALRIKKI; encoded by the coding sequence ATGAAAACCATAAGCACCAACATCCAAGAACCATACACCTCCTTCGTCGTCGACGGTCAAAAAACTGTCGAGGGGCGTTTGAATCGCGGCAAGTTTGCGGCGTTGGAAGTTGGGGATGTGATGGAGATGAACGATGAGCGGACGCCTTTTGTGGTGGTGGCGAAGAATGTCTATCCGACATTTCGAGAGATGCTGGAGACGGAGGGGATTGCTAATGTTTTGCCGGATCAATATGACTTGGATCGGGGCGTGGATGTTTATCGTAAGTTTTATAGCGAGGAAGAAGAAAAAGAATTTGGGGTGGTGGCTTTGCGGATTAAGAAAATTTAA
- a CDS encoding alkylphosphonate utilization protein — protein MEEIVKDSNGNVLNDGDSVQLIKDLNVKGSSMDMKRGAVVKSIRLTSKSDEVECKIGKSTIVLKTCFLKKR, from the coding sequence ATGGAAGAAATTGTAAAAGACAGTAATGGAAACGTTTTAAATGATGGTGATTCCGTGCAACTTATAAAAGATTTAAACGTTAAAGGCTCATCGATGGATATGAAGCGAGGGGCAGTGGTGAAAAGCATTCGCTTGACGTCGAAGAGCGATGAGGTGGAGTGTAAGATTGGGAAAAGCACCATTGTGTTGAAGACCTGTTTTTTGAAAAAGCGATAA
- a CDS encoding methyltransferase domain-containing protein, protein MLHPAEFDMECTTVWSFPRRGNWATHKSDWRGNWAPEVVRNLILRYSKESDHLLDCMIGGGTTAIEAKILNRHITCVDVNEEALERTKKSLEFDVDNKAKQRIIKCDARNMDFIKDEEIDFVLTHPPYVDIIKYSEGKIKEDLSGIHDIDAFVDEIEKVAKELYRVLRKGKYCAVLMGDTRRNKMYQPLAFKVMERFLKQGFVLKEDIIKKQHNCKATGFWVNKSKESNFLLIMHEHLFVFQK, encoded by the coding sequence ATGCTTCATCCTGCTGAATTCGATATGGAATGTACTACCGTTTGGTCATTCCCGCGTCGTGGCAACTGGGCTACTCACAAATCAGATTGGCGTGGAAATTGGGCACCGGAAGTGGTGCGCAATTTAATTTTGCGTTACTCAAAAGAAAGCGATCATTTACTTGATTGTATGATCGGCGGTGGAACAACGGCGATTGAGGCGAAAATTTTAAATCGCCATATTACTTGTGTTGATGTCAACGAAGAGGCATTGGAGCGAACAAAAAAATCTTTAGAATTTGATGTCGATAATAAGGCTAAACAGAGAATAATAAAATGTGATGCTCGAAATATGGATTTTATTAAGGATGAGGAAATTGATTTTGTTCTTACACATCCGCCTTATGTCGATATTATAAAATATAGTGAAGGAAAAATAAAAGAAGATTTGTCTGGCATTCATGACATTGATGCCTTTGTAGACGAAATAGAAAAAGTAGCCAAAGAATTATATCGTGTTTTGAGAAAGGGGAAATATTGCGCTGTTTTAATGGGTGACACAAGAAGAAATAAAATGTATCAGCCTTTAGCTTTTAAAGTTATGGAGCGATTTTTGAAACAAGGGTTTGTATTAAAGGAGGATATTATAAAAAAACAACATAATTGCAAGGCGACAGGTTTTTGGGTTAATAAATCGAAAGAAAGTAATTTCTTATTAATAATGCATGAGCACCTGTTTGTGTTTCAGAAATAA